Genomic DNA from Mesorhizobium sp. 131-2-1:
CCGGCAATGCGCCCGAGCGAGATCTCGCGCACCGCGACGCCAAGGAAGCCGGCGCGGTCGATGAGCATGCCGGCGAGCAGTTGGCCCGCGACCAGGAACGCCATCAGCGCCGCCGCGCCGATGCGTGGCGTCAGTATCGTGGAGAGCGTGACGTAGAAGCCGCCAAGCATGCCGCCAGCGATGAACAGCCAGGGGGCCGGCGCCTTCCAGTCGAGCGAAATGCCTTCCAGCCGCACAACTGCGAACGCGATGATGCCGAGCACAACCGCGCCCGACAGGAACGAAAACGCAGCCGCGGCGACCGGGAGACCCAGGCCGCGCGCCAGCTGCGAATTGATCGGCGCCTGAATGGCGATGAAGGCGCCGGACAGGATGCCAAGCAGCGACCAGACGGCGCCCATCATCGTCGTTTCGCCTTACTTGACGTCAGCCGCGACCTTCAGCGACACGATCTTGTCGGGATCCTGCACCGGCTCGCCGCGCTTGATCTTGTCGACATTGTCCATGCCTTCGATCACCTGGCCCCAGACCGTGTACTGGCGGTTGAGGAAGGCGGCATCGTCGAAGCAGATGAAGAACTGCGAGTTGGCCGAATTCGGGTTCTGGGCGCGGGCCATCGAGCAGGTGCCGCGACCGTGGTTGGCGTTGGAGAATTCGGCCTTCAGGTCGGGCTTGTCCGAGCCGCCCATGCCCGCGCGCGACGGCGCGAATGTGGGCTTCGAGGAGTTGCCGAACTTGACGTCGCCGGTCTGCGCCATGAAGCCGTCGATGACGCGGTGGAAGACCACGCCGTCATAGGCGCCCTCGCGGGCGAGTTCCTTGATGCGCGCGACATGGCCAGGCGCCAGGTCGGGGAGCATTTCGATGACGACCTTGCCTTTGGTCGTCTCCATGATGAGCGCGTTCTCGCGGTCCTTGATCTCAGCCATGTCAGATATCCTTTTGAGAAAACAGATTTATTTGTCGGCGGCGATGCGCACTTTGATCATGCGGTCGGGGTCGGTGACCGTGCCGTTGTCTGCCTCGTCGCCCTTCTTGATGTTGTCGACCAGCTCCATGCCGCTGACGACATTGCCGACGATGGTGTACTGGCCATCCAGCGACGACGCCGGCGCGAACATGATGAAGAACTGGGAATTCGCCGAATTCGGATCCTGCGAACGGGCCATGCCGACGACGCCACGCTTGTAGTGCTCGGCCTGCGAGAATTCGGCCGGCAGGTCGGGCAGGTCGGAGCCGCCGGTGCCGACGGCCTCGGGGTTGAAGCCCTTCTTCATGTTGCCGAACTTGACGTCGCCGGTCTGCGCCATGAAACCGTCGATGACACGATGGAAGGCTACGTTGTCATAGGCGCCCTCGCGCACCAGCTTCTTGATCTGCGCAACGTGCTTGGGCGCGAGATCGGGACGCAGCGCAACCGTCACGTCGCCATCCTTCAGCGTGATGATCATGGTGTTTTCCGGATCGGCGGCGAAGGCCGAGATCGAGGCGGTCACGAGACCGGCCAGCACGACAAGGAACGTAGCGAGCTTCTTCAGCTGCATGGTATTTCTCCGAAAGATTATTTCGCGAATTTGGCGGTGAGCGCGCCGGCAACGGCCGCCGGCACGAAGGGGCGGATGTCGCCTCCCATCGATGCTATCTGGCGGACAAGTGTGGCGGTAATGGTTCTGACCGACGGGCTGGCAGGCAGAAAAACCGTCTGCAGTTCCGGCGCCATGGTCTCGTTCATGCCGGCCATCTGCATCTCGTAGTCGAGGTCGGTACCGTCGCGCAGGCCTCGGATCATGATCGAGGCGCCTTCTCGCCTCGCTGCGTCGATGACCAGCCCGTCGAAGGCGACGACCTTGATGCGGGCGCTATCGCTGCCGAACTCGGCCTTGGTGGCAAGCTCGATCAGCTTGACCCGTTCCTCGAAGGAGAACAGCGGCTTCTTGCCGGGATGGATGCCGATCGCCGCATAGACGATGTCGGCCACGGCGAGCGAAGCCTTTAGCACGTCGAGATGGCCGTTGGTCAGCGGGTCGAAGGAGCCGGCGTAAAGGGCGATGCGTTCGGTCATGGCAGGCTTCTAGCGGGCGCGCGGACGGAAGGCAAATCCGATTGATCAGACATGCGTGAACCTTTTCGCAGACATGAACGACAGATGAATGCGACGATCATGAACGTTTCACGCAGCGTTCACTAGGTTGCCGCTTCAGGAGATGAAACCAAAGTCCCATCTATCCGTTGTTAGGCGCAGGAGAACACGCACATGCTGATCTACATGCTTGCCACCGCAATGACAGTCGCCATGCTGATCGCCACCGCATTCGGGCTGCATCAGGAAGCCGTGCGCGTTCGAGCCAAGACGAACACGCGGCGGTTCGAGGTCCGTAGGCCCCATCGCCACTACTGAATTCGATCCCGCCTGATTTGAGGATAGTTTCGATTGCGCCGGCCCGCGGGCCGGCGTTGCAGTTTCCTAACGACTATTCGGGGGTATCCGAAGCGTCGTCCGTGGCCTCAGCCTCGCCTTCGACGCTCTCTTCCTCATCCGATTGCGGTTCCGAAATCCGCTCGACCGAAACCACCTTCTCGCCTTCGGCCGTGTTGAAGATGGTGACGCCCTTGGTGGCGCGGCTGGCGAAACGGATGCCGTTGACCGGGACGCGGATGACCGTGCCGCCGTCCGAAACCAGCATGATCTGGTCGTCATTGCCAACCGGGAAGGTCGCCACGAGACGACCGATCTCGGCTGTCTTCGACACGTCGGTGGCGCGGATGCCCTTGCCGCCGCGTCCCGTCAGGCGGAAGTCGTAGGACGAGGACCGCTTGCCGTAGCCATATTCCGTGACCGTCAGCACGAGGCGCTCATGCTCCTTGAGGAATTCGTAGCGTTCGTCGGACAGCTCCGCCTCCTCGCCGATCTCCTCATTGGTCAGGGCGATCTCTTCCTCTTCGCCGGCAACACCGGCAGCAAGCCGCCGCTCGGCAGCCGCGCGCTTCAAATAGGCGGCGCGCTCGGCGGGCGAAGCGTCGACGTTCTCGATCACCGACATGGAGATGACGCGATCGGTCTCGGCCATGGCGATGCCGCGCACGCCAACGGAGTTGCGGCTCTGGAAGACGCGCACGTCGCTGACCGGGAAGCGGATGCACTGGCCCGAGTTCGCCGTCAGCAGCACATCGTCATCGTCGGTGCAGGTCTCGACGCCGAGGATCTCGTCGCCCTCCTCCTCCAGCTTCATGGCGATCTTGCCGTTGCGGTTGACCTGGACGAAGTCGGACAACTTGTTGCGGCGCACGGTGCCGCGCGTGGTGGCGAACATCACGTCGAGCTCGCCCCAGCTTGCCTCGTCCTCGGGCAGCGGCATGATGGTGGTGATGCGCTCGCCCTGCTCCAGCGGCAGCATGTTGATCAGCGCCTTGCCGCGCGACTGCGGGTTGCCGATCGGCAGGCGCCACACCTTCTCCTTGTAGACGATACCGCGCGAGGAGAAGAACAGCACCGGCGCGTGCGTGTTGGCGACGAACAGGCGGGTGACGAAATCCTCTTCCTTGGTCGACATGCCGGAGCGGCCCTTGCCGCCGCGGCGCTGCGCCCGGTAGAGCGAGAGCGGCACGCGCTTGATGTAGCCGGAATGGCTGACGGTGACGACCATGTCCTCGCGCTGGATCAGGTCCTCGTCTTCCATGTCCGCCCCGCCGTCGGACAGCTCGGTGCGGCGCGGCGTGCCGAACTCGTCGCGGACCGCGATGAGCTCGTCCTTGACGATCTGCTGGATGCGCGCGCGTGACGACAAAATGTCAAGATAATCAACGATCTCGGCGCCGATCTTGTTCAACTCGTCGGCGATCTCGTCGCGGCCGAGCGCGGTCAGGCGCTGCAGGCGCAACTCGAGGATGGCGCGAGCCTGCTCTTCCGACAGATTGTAGGTGCCGTCCTCATTGATGCGGTGGCGCGGATCGTCGATCAGCTTGATCAGCGAAGCGACGTCGTGGGCCGGCCAGCGGCGCTCCATCAACTGCTCGCGCGCCGTCTGCGGATCGGGCGCGGTGCGGATCAGCTTGATCACCTCGTCGATGTTGGCGACCGCGATGGCGAGGCCGACCAGGACGTGGGCCCTCTCGCGCGCCTTGCGCAAAAGGTACTTCGTGCGCCGGCTGATCACCTCCTCGCGGAAGCCGACGAACGCCTTCAGCATGTCGATCAGCGTCATCACTTCCGGCTTGCCGCCGTTCAGCGCCACCATGTTGGCGCCGAAGGAGGTCTGCAGCGGGGTGAAGCGGTAGAGCTGGTTGAGGATGACGTCGGCGACGGCGTCGCGCTTCAGTTCGACGACGACGCGATAGCCCTGGCGGTCGCTCTCGTCGCGAATGTCGGAAATGCCCTCGATACGCTTGTCGCGCACCAGTTCGGCCATCTTCTCGATCATCGAGGACTTGTTCACCTGATAGGGAATCTCGGTGATGATGATCGATTCACGGTCGTTGCCGCGCGCCTCGATGTTGACGCGGCCGCGCATGACGATGGAGCCACGGCCGGTCGAATAGGCGCTGTAGATGCCCGAGCGGCCAAGCACGATGCCGCCGGTCGGGAAATCCGGACCGGGCACGATCTCCATCAGCGTCGGCAGGTCGATTGCCGGGTTATCGATGAGGGCGATGGCGCCGTTGCAGACTTCGCCGAGATTGTGCGGCGGGATGTTGGTGGCCATGCCGACGGCGATGCCGCCGGAGCCATTGACCAGCAGGTTCGGAAAGCGGGCCGGCAGCACCTTCGGCTCGCTGCCCGACGCATCGTAGGTGTCCTGGAAGTCGACGGTTTCCTTGTCGATGTCTTCCAGCAATTCATGCGCGACCTTGGTCAGCCGCGACTCGGTGTAGCGCATCGCCGCCGGCGGATCGCCGTCGATGGAGCCGAAATTGCCCTGCCCGTCGATCAGCGGCACGCGCAGCGACCAGTCCTGTGCCATGCGCACCAGGGCGTCATAGATCGAGGCGTCGCCATGCGGATGGTACTTACCCATCACGTCGGCGACCGGGCGCGCCGATTTCACATATTTGCGGTTCCAGTGGTAGCCGCTCTCATGCGAAGCGTAGAGGATGCGGCGATGCACCGGCTTCAGCCCGTCGCGCACGTCGGGCAGCGCA
This window encodes:
- a CDS encoding DMT family transporter — encoded protein: MMGAVWSLLGILSGAFIAIQAPINSQLARGLGLPVAAAAFSFLSGAVVLGIIAFAVVRLEGISLDWKAPAPWLFIAGGMLGGFYVTLSTILTPRIGAAALMAFLVAGQLLAGMLIDRAGFLGVAVREISLGRIAGAVLLLAGALLIRLY
- a CDS encoding peptidylprolyl isomerase, with protein sequence MAEIKDRENALIMETTKGKVVIEMLPDLAPGHVARIKELAREGAYDGVVFHRVIDGFMAQTGDVKFGNSSKPTFAPSRAGMGGSDKPDLKAEFSNANHGRGTCSMARAQNPNSANSQFFICFDDAAFLNRQYTVWGQVIEGMDNVDKIKRGEPVQDPDKIVSLKVAADVK
- a CDS encoding peptidylprolyl isomerase produces the protein MIITLKDGDVTVALRPDLAPKHVAQIKKLVREGAYDNVAFHRVIDGFMAQTGDVKFGNMKKGFNPEAVGTGGSDLPDLPAEFSQAEHYKRGVVGMARSQDPNSANSQFFIMFAPASSLDGQYTIVGNVVSGMELVDNIKKGDEADNGTVTDPDRMIKVRIAADK
- the coaD gene encoding pantetheine-phosphate adenylyltransferase; this translates as MTERIALYAGSFDPLTNGHLDVLKASLAVADIVYAAIGIHPGKKPLFSFEERVKLIELATKAEFGSDSARIKVVAFDGLVIDAARREGASIMIRGLRDGTDLDYEMQMAGMNETMAPELQTVFLPASPSVRTITATLVRQIASMGGDIRPFVPAAVAGALTAKFAK
- the gyrA gene encoding DNA gyrase subunit A, which translates into the protein MTDQKTPRGADGGPTGIEPISIIEEMQRSYLDYAMSVIVSRALPDVRDGLKPVHRRILYASHESGYHWNRKYVKSARPVADVMGKYHPHGDASIYDALVRMAQDWSLRVPLIDGQGNFGSIDGDPPAAMRYTESRLTKVAHELLEDIDKETVDFQDTYDASGSEPKVLPARFPNLLVNGSGGIAVGMATNIPPHNLGEVCNGAIALIDNPAIDLPTLMEIVPGPDFPTGGIVLGRSGIYSAYSTGRGSIVMRGRVNIEARGNDRESIIITEIPYQVNKSSMIEKMAELVRDKRIEGISDIRDESDRQGYRVVVELKRDAVADVILNQLYRFTPLQTSFGANMVALNGGKPEVMTLIDMLKAFVGFREEVISRRTKYLLRKARERAHVLVGLAIAVANIDEVIKLIRTAPDPQTAREQLMERRWPAHDVASLIKLIDDPRHRINEDGTYNLSEEQARAILELRLQRLTALGRDEIADELNKIGAEIVDYLDILSSRARIQQIVKDELIAVRDEFGTPRRTELSDGGADMEDEDLIQREDMVVTVSHSGYIKRVPLSLYRAQRRGGKGRSGMSTKEEDFVTRLFVANTHAPVLFFSSRGIVYKEKVWRLPIGNPQSRGKALINMLPLEQGERITTIMPLPEDEASWGELDVMFATTRGTVRRNKLSDFVQVNRNGKIAMKLEEEGDEILGVETCTDDDDVLLTANSGQCIRFPVSDVRVFQSRNSVGVRGIAMAETDRVISMSVIENVDASPAERAAYLKRAAAERRLAAGVAGEEEEIALTNEEIGEEAELSDERYEFLKEHERLVLTVTEYGYGKRSSSYDFRLTGRGGKGIRATDVSKTAEIGRLVATFPVGNDDQIMLVSDGGTVIRVPVNGIRFASRATKGVTIFNTAEGEKVVSVERISEPQSDEEESVEGEAEATDDASDTPE